One part of the Trichomycterus rosablanca isolate fTriRos1 chromosome 25, fTriRos1.hap1, whole genome shotgun sequence genome encodes these proteins:
- the LOC134302202 gene encoding G-protein coupled receptor 55 produces MNNSTENCSMRDVDVLVQSLELVIYIPIFVFGLVLNVIALWVFCRVLKKWTESSIYMTNLAILDLLLLFQLPFKMHATNNKWSPDKNMLCSFLETMYFLAMYGSIYIIVCISVDRYIAICHPFHAKRLRSKKTARIVCATIWAVVVLATIPVYTFHREDPSNLHCFHRFSDKRWHPALITCVEVFGFLLPALVLISCSVLSIRALRDTKATSPQSPERKAGIRIIYSGLCAFLVPFTPCHIAIFFQVLVRSKVITECQSMRNISLFLQLALHLANVTCCLDAICYYFIVEEVRASRDVIKRSIQRITSFSVSET; encoded by the coding sequence ATGAATAACAGCACGGAAAACTGTTCGATGCGTGACGTAGACGTTCTTGTTCAGTCGCTGGAGCTGGTCATCTACATCCCCATCTTCGTGTTTGGCCTCGTCCTGAACGTCATCGCGCTTTGGGTATTCTGCAGGGTTCTTAAGAAATGGACGGAATCCTCGATCTACATGACCAACCTGGCGATCCTGGACCTGCTCTTGTTGTTCCAGCTGCCCTTTAAGATGCACGCCACAAACAACAAGTGGTCGCCTGACAAAAACATGCTTTGCTCTTTTTTGGAAACCATGTACTTCCTGGCCATGTATGGGAGCATTTATATAATCGTGTGCATATCCGTGGACCGCTACATCGCCATATGCCACCCATTTCATGCCAAACGCCTACGGTCTAAAAAAACGGCGAGGATCGTGTGCGCCACGATTTGGGCCGTTGTGGTGCTCGCGACTATCCCGGTGTACACTTTTCACCGGGAGGACCCTTCGAATTTACACTGTTTTCATCGATTTTCAGATAAAAGGTGGCACCCGGCGCTCATCACGTGTGTCGAGGTGTTCGGTTTCCTGTTGCCCGCTCTGGTACTGATAAGCTGCTCGGTGCTAAGCATCCGTGCTCTGCGTGATACCAAGGCCACGAGTCCACAAAGTCCCGAGAGAAAAGCTGGCATCCGGATCATCTACAGCGGGCTGTGCGCCTTCCTGGTGCCCTTCACGCCGTGTCACATTGCGATATTTTTTCAAGTCCTTGTACGGAGCAAGGTCATCACAGAGTGCCAATCCATGAGAAACATCTCCCTGTTTTTACAATTGGCCCTCCACTTGGCCAACGTCACATGTTGCCTGGATGCCATCTGCTACTATTTTATTGTTGAAGAGGTACGAGCAAGTAGAGACGTTATCAAAAGGTCCATCCAAAGGATAACAAGTTTCAGTGTCTCAGAAACGTAA